AAATCTCTCCATGGAAAACCAGAATATCCATTTTTGATAAATATTGGCGGACAGGCAGCAATGTGCAAAATTAAAGGACAAAAAGAAATCATACCTTTATACGATGAAAAAGGAAAAAAGACAAAAGATGGCGGAGAGGGCGTAAGATATAATCTTGAGAAAAAAATCAGACTTGCTGCTGGTTCATATAATATATTTTTTGGGTTGCCTGAGGAAGAATGTTTTAAAGAGCTTGAAGTGATATTAAAAGAGGGAAATCAGTATATCATGGAAGTTAAACCTATTTATAAAAAAAATAATAGACGAGTTCAAAGCTTTTTGTATGGGGTTAAAGAAATAGATGTTTCTCTGGATAGCACTATCATTCGTTGATGGCAAAATGATGTTTCATTCAAACTCAAAACAACCTTCATCTGTTTTAACCGCAATGGGTGTCCTGCCTGAAGACGCATTTTCCGCTGTCAGATTCAGCCTCGGATGGTGGGCGACAGAGGAAGAGATTGATACCGTTATAAAGGCAGTGGCAGATTGTTTTTTAAAACGAAAAAAATATTGATAATGATATGAAATTGTAATGTTTTAATAGGGGTAGGTTCAAAACCTGCCCAAATGTAAGGGCGAATAATTATTCGCCCTTTTTGATTTGTATTTATTGGCAGGCAGACCCATGTGTCTGCTCTTATTGTGAAAAATGAATGGAATCTTGTGGTGAAAAATGGTAAAATATAAATTTAGTAAATATATAATAAAATTATTATAAAAAAGGGAGGAGAAAATGACTGCTTTAAATAAGGAAAAAATAATTAATAGTTTGAGCGACTTACCCGAGAAAACTACAATTGAAGAAGCAATGGAACGTTTATATTTACTTGCAAAGATTGAAAAAGGAATTAATCAAGCAGATGAAGGTCAATGTGTTTCTCATGAACAGGCGAAAGAAAAGATGAAAAAATGGTTAGAATAGAATGGACGCCACAATCTTTAAACGATATTGAAGCTATAGCAGATTTTATTGCAAAGGACTCAGATTATTATGCTCAGATGTTTATAATAAAAGTTTTTGACACAGTGGAGCGTTTGGAATTATACCCCGAATGTGGACGGGTTCTTCCAGAACTAAATCGTAAAGAAATTAGAGAAATTATTTTTGGAAATTATAGGATAATCTATAGAATAAAAGAAGACTTAGTAGAAATACTTACAGTTTATCATTCTGCAAGGCTGCTAAATGATAGAATAGAAAATTTGTTATAATAAATCATTTGGACTTTGTATTGATTAAGTTGTTATAAAATATATAAAAAGGAAAAAATATGACCTAAGAAATTTAAGATTAAAAACATCACTGCCTAAACTTTATAAGAGCGAGGTTACTTCAACCTTATAAGGCATGGCACAATAAATCCTGCATCACAGAGGTGGTCTTCTGACCAGCACTTGTGATGCAGGTCTATGCTCGAAAGGGTATAGGGCAGTTCCGAAAGGGGCTGTCGCTGGTTCGGGAGACCATTTTTGTTTTTAGGGTAATAACTATGAATATTTATTCGTATCTTCCTTTAATAGCAGTTTTTGGTTTTTTTTCTTTAATGGTATCGATTTTTTTTAGCATATCCAGAAAATATTTTCTAACCATTCCATTTATTCTCATATGTCTAACTACTTTGATATGGCAGGGAAGCTGGACTATTCTATTCAATATCAAGAACGAAAAATTACTACCCTTGTTTATAAAAATTGGATATTCAGGGATTATTCAGACGAATTACAATTCGTCATCAGGCCATTGTGCCGGCGAAAGCAATAAAAACAGGATTGATAAGTTTAAAAAGTTATTAACCGACGGAGTAGATTTGGAGATTAATTTGCAGGATAATCTGCCAGTGATTTACGGGGATAGTAAGGAACTGGGGAATATAATCGCGGAAATAGGTATAAATGCCATTGAATCAATGGATAAAAAGTTACAAAAAAAATTGATAATCAAGACGAAACAGATAGAGGTGCAGTCAAAGATGGAAAATAGATGGAATAAATATGTTCAGGTAGAGATAGGTGATACAGGCTGCGGGATACCCGAAAAAGATTTAGGCAAGATATTTAATCCGTTGCATACCACGAAAGACAAGAGGATCGGTTTAAATTTGACAATAGCGCATAGGGTAATAGAGGCACACGGAGGATTTATAGATGTTAAGACGAAACTCAATTAAGGTACGAGTTTTTTTATAAATTTCCCATTGGATTTTGAGCCATCCACAGAGCATGTGAAAACGGATATTGATGCCTATAGAGATGGAGAAGACGTTTATAGAGGCGGGGTGAAATCCGATTCTGAAAAAGAGAAGCAGGATATAAAAAAACTATTGTCGGAACATAGAAAAAAATGGGGCATTTAAGTTTTTAGGCTCTGTAAAAATTGTGGTATGATAATAAATTATTGGCATTAATTATTTTTAATAAAAAGATAGGAGAAGAAAATGACTAAAGAAAATTTAATAATTTTGATGTTAATTTTGGGGCTTTCAGTGAATTTTAGAATGCCGGTTTTTGCGGAAGAAGGGCTGCCAGCCGAATTGAAATTTGAAGTGGAAATGGAACGAACAAAAGGGGATAGAGAAAAGACAGAGAAAATATATTATGATTTTATTCAGCGTTTTTTTAATGAGATTAAATTGGAGACGAGTTTAAAATTAATAGAAGAGTTTGGAACAAAATATCCGGATAGCAAATATATGGATGATATTGAATGGTTTAATCTAAATGTCAAAAGATATATTTTACATAATTATAATGAATTAAAAGATGGATATTCGAATTTAATAGAGAAATATGGCGCGATTAAATTAGATAAGGATAAAACAGAGATATCGAAAAAAGAATTGGAAAATGAATTGGCTGAACTGAATGAATTATTAAAAAAGAGAGAGGAATTAGAAGATAGCCTGAAAGGCATCGATGCTGGGAAAGAATTTGAAAAATATTTTGAGATAGGGAAACTATACCGTGAATTTGCGGATTTTAAACAGGCAGAGGAATGGTATTTAAAAGGAACAAAGGTAGACCCTGAGAATGAGAAGACCGCGGAGCTCTTTTATGAAATGGGAGATATGTACAGATTTGTGGGATTAAAAGCAATTCCAATAGGGACAGAAAGAACAAGCATAATACAAAGATATTACGGGGCCAACGAATGTTACAAGAAGGCATTGACTTATTATTTAGAAGTTTACAAAAGGTATCCAAAAAATAAATTAGCGCCGAAGGCGTTGGAAAATGCGGGCGATTTATATACACAAATAGTATGGGAATTAAGAAAACCTACAGAAGAAGAATTAGAAATGCAAAGACTTGGAATGCCTGAAAATGTTGGAACCCTCATTCCTATATTTTACCTTGATAAATCCGCTGAGATGTATGAGAAGATATGGAGGGAGTATCCGGAGTGGGAGGGGAGAAAAGAAATGCCGGGGAAAATATATGGCATATATGCGCAGCTAATGAGGTCAGAAGAATCTTTAAATATCGAGTATTGTAAGAAATTAGTGGAAATCGCAAAAGACTTGCCTATTGATGTTAAAGGGGTAAAGATATTTTTAGAAAGGGCAGAAAAATATAAGGAGTTATATGGAGAATATCCAAAAATTACGCGTACACGTTGGATTTCTGGTGGTTATCTTGGCAATATTGATATGGCTATTAAACAAACAGAAGAATTAATCGAAAAGAAACAGAAAGAACAGGAGGGTGGAAATAAATGAAAAAGGAATTATTGCTATCGTTTATTTTGTTAATTTCACTTTCCTGCATATCTTTTGCAGCAATAGATACAACTATTACACCCGAATATAATGGAGGACAACCATTTGTTCGTCCTATGGCTGGAGGACAAGTCCATGTTACATGGTCAAGGCCATCAGATACAACTAATTTTTATTATGACAGTGCAACGAGACATATATTTTACGAAGTTCAATTTAGAAAAAGCGACACCACATGGTATGCTTACTATCCAGAGGGTATAGATAACAAAAAATCTCCAAAAGATCCTACTACGATTCTAATAAATGCCATTAATAAAGATGAACGTGAAGGAGATCTTTTATCCTACAACAGCACCCCCACACCCAACTACTACGGATTTGGGGTAAAAAATTGGACAGATACAACAGTAACATTGGATTTAAACAAACATTATTTGGTACATATTCAGACCGGGAATCCATCAGGCGGAGAGGACTTGTTTTATTATTCCACGAATGTAGTCGCGTCACGAAATGGCAGTACAAATACATATTTTTATCGTATACGAAGCAGAGTAGAAAACAGTTATGGTAATGTGGAGGTAAGCCCGTGGTTTCCAGATTCAACAGGAGCAGAAGTAGGAGTTGATCCAATACCGCAAGGTGACAGCACAAAGGTATATTTTTATAGTGTTTACGAACCTTTTGGCGAAGAAAAAAAAGATTCAACGATTGCGGCAACTTTTGTTTTTAGTCCTATGAAATCGTCAAATGGGAATGGATTAGTTTCAGTTTTGCCATGTTATTTATTAAAAAGGGAAGATAATTCTTATTACTATTTTTATGATAAAAATGATACGAATGCAGATGAGATGTTGAATGCCTTTGAGTATGGAATTGGCGGAAGCGGGCCGGATAAATATAATACAGCTGGGATATTACATCAGGTAGAAGATGTATTTGGGACAGTGCGAGTTGATATAGACAGTGACAGGCATATAACAATAGCTCGTTTGCCAATAAAAGGTAATGTTATAGGTTATTTTTACTCATTGAATTCCGGCCGTCTGGATGAATATATTTCAAGAAGGATAAGCAATTTCAGAGAGATATTATTTACCAATTCAAGTGAAGATAACTTAGTCACGATAAAAGGTAATTTAGCGCATGAACTACAGCATTTAATCCATTATGGATATGATCCATCTGAAGAGACATGGGTGAACGAGGGTTGTTCAGGATTGGCAAAGGATGTATGCGGTTATTTTGGAGAGACATGGAAAGAAGTTGAAAGATTTTCAAAAAAGCATGGAAATGAACAATTGTTTCCGTGGGATAAAAATGTAGAGGATCGTTATGGTATCACAGCGTTATGGACGATGTTTCTACAGGAAAAATTCGGCAGGGAGAGTATAAAGAAATATGTAGCAGATCCAGTTCATGGAATAGAGGTGTTTCGGTCAGGCGGATCTTTAAAATAATATAACATGAATTCTTTTTCCTGAAGAAAAAAAATTAAAAATATTGTTGACAATTATAAAAAATCGATATATTATTTCAGATATTCCCATTAAAATAGGAAATAATGAAATGGTATATCTAAAATTAATTCAAGAACTTCAAAAAAAGGAATATTTTGTATTTTCCATTAATGATCTTTTTATCCTTTTCCCGGACGAAAATAAAAAAACTCTTCATAATCAATTAACTGAGTGGATTAAGAGAAAATATATTATCCGTTTAAAAAAAGGGCTTTACGAATTGACAGATAAGGGTTCTCCTGGTGTCATTCTCCCTGATTTATTTGTCGCCAACAGGCTATTTACGCCTTCATATATTTCAATGGAGACAGCCTTGTCTATTTACAATATTATTCCGGAGGTTGCTTTTGGTGTTACTTCAGTAACAACAAATGTGACCCGTGTTTTTAAAAATATCCACGGACAATTCAGATATTTTTCCTGCCGGCCAAAGGCATTTACCGGATACACGATTAACGAATATTCCGGTTTTAAAGTGGCTATTGCAGAGAAAGAAAAAGCCGTTGTCGATTTTTTGTATTTCAGGTTCCGTGGCAGTCAGTCGCCGGATTTTTCAGAGGAAAGAATCGATAAGGACATTATTAAAAAACTTGATTGGAGCAAATTATTTTACTACTGTGAGTTATATAACGAGAGAGTAAAAAGTATGGCTAAAAGATTAAAGGAGTTTATTGATGCTGACCTTTGAGGGATTAATGGAACAGGCGAAATTATCAGGATTGCCTTTGAACAAACAAAGGGCGATTGTCCGTGAATATGCCCAGACAATTATTTTAAAGGCCATTTACCAGAGTGATTTCGGCAGAAAAATATTTTTTATGGGAGGCACAGCTTTAAGATTTGCTTATGGATTAAAACGTTTTTCTGAAGATTTAGACTTTAATACTCGAAGTG
This genomic interval from bacterium contains the following:
- a CDS encoding type II toxin-antitoxin system RelE/ParE family toxin — protein: MVRIEWTPQSLNDIEAIADFIAKDSDYYAQMFIIKVFDTVERLELYPECGRVLPELNRKEIREIIFGNYRIIYRIKEDLVEILTVYHSARLLNDRIENLL
- a CDS encoding ATP-binding protein; translation: MNIYSYLPLIAVFGFFSLMVSIFFSISRKYFLTIPFILICLTTLIWQGSWTILFNIKNEKLLPLFIKIGYSGIIQTNYNSSSGHCAGESNKNRIDKFKKLLTDGVDLEINLQDNLPVIYGDSKELGNIIAEIGINAIESMDKKLQKKLIIKTKQIEVQSKMENRWNKYVQVEIGDTGCGIPEKDLGKIFNPLHTTKDKRIGLNLTIAHRVIEAHGGFIDVKTKLN